One Rubripirellula reticaptiva DNA segment encodes these proteins:
- a CDS encoding DUF1559 domain-containing protein: MRQRLNPARGFTLVELLVVIAIIGVLVGLLLPAVQAAREAARRMSCSNNFKQLGLAMHNYHSAFKQMPMHGVGTDDGNNAGQNWWTGYTTNNHWRLSALVGMTPFVEQQALWEQISNPSAQRTDGNTGAGIGTITNPWPAMGPTPDNIQYIPWASEIPALRCPSDPGTGLPSLGRSNYASCMGDSHWRAQQGELDPDVGPTNSGYAQESRAANRGTFIRHKSMKFRDVLDGLSNTIAMMEITTDLGDKDTRTQGKKHPNGQPAQTEIRDNPHLCYESGMIDPLRPQFWVAGAANEFDAITKGRGYRWADDQLMQSMAFTIAPPNGAVCMPHDSNGPSHAGGSSRHQGGIHVLMGDGAIKFITDSIEAGNQQNPVVYTGGTVANRNVPGAASPFGLWGALGTRGAKESIDTEL, encoded by the coding sequence ATGAGACAGCGTTTAAATCCAGCCCGCGGTTTCACCCTGGTGGAATTGTTGGTGGTCATCGCCATCATTGGGGTCCTGGTGGGCTTGCTGCTGCCCGCAGTTCAAGCAGCACGCGAGGCGGCTCGACGAATGAGCTGCAGCAATAATTTCAAGCAGCTTGGCTTGGCAATGCACAACTACCACAGTGCATTCAAGCAAATGCCGATGCATGGCGTCGGAACAGATGACGGAAACAATGCCGGACAGAACTGGTGGACTGGCTATACGACCAACAATCACTGGCGCCTTAGTGCGCTAGTGGGGATGACTCCGTTCGTGGAGCAGCAAGCACTTTGGGAGCAAATCTCAAACCCAAGTGCGCAGCGAACCGACGGTAACACTGGAGCGGGAATTGGTACGATCACCAACCCTTGGCCCGCGATGGGGCCAACTCCCGACAATATCCAGTACATTCCTTGGGCTAGCGAGATTCCAGCCCTTCGCTGCCCTAGCGATCCCGGTACAGGTTTGCCGTCACTCGGCCGGAGCAATTACGCATCATGTATGGGGGACTCGCATTGGCGCGCTCAACAGGGTGAATTGGACCCCGACGTCGGGCCGACAAACAGCGGTTATGCACAAGAATCTCGCGCAGCAAATCGTGGCACATTCATTCGGCACAAGTCAATGAAGTTCCGCGACGTGCTGGACGGACTCTCCAACACAATTGCCATGATGGAAATTACGACGGACTTGGGTGATAAGGACACACGGACTCAGGGGAAAAAGCATCCCAATGGTCAACCTGCACAGACTGAAATTCGCGACAACCCGCATCTTTGTTACGAATCGGGAATGATCGATCCTCTTCGTCCTCAGTTCTGGGTTGCGGGAGCAGCCAATGAATTCGATGCGATTACGAAGGGGCGAGGCTATCGCTGGGCGGACGATCAATTGATGCAGTCAATGGCATTCACTATCGCGCCACCTAATGGTGCCGTCTGCATGCCACACGACAGCAATGGGCCGTCTCATGCAGGTGGCTCAAGTCGTCACCAAGGCGGTATTCATGTCCTGATGGGTGACGGTGCGATCAAATTCATCACGGACTCGATCGAAGCTGGAAATCAGCAAAATCCGGTTGTTTACACTGGCGGCACGGTAGCAAACAGAAATGTTCCGGGCGCCGCCAGTCCCTTTGGCCTTTGGGGTGCCCTCGGGACTCGTGGGGCGAAAGAGTCGATCGACACGGAACTGTAA